CCAAGAGGGGCTCGGGAAGTGTCTCGATGGCGAGAGGGGCTCCAAAGGACTTCAGGATCGCGGCTTTCATGGTGGGTCCTTCCTCGGGGAATGGACCTCTATTCTTCGAGGGCCTCGCGCTCGCGGGAAGGCCTGGCGCCATCCTAGGATTGGCGAGTACCTCCCTCACGGAAAGCGAAGGCCATGGCGGGCTCGAGCCGAAGCGAACTCGGCGACTTCCTCCGATCGCGACGAGAACGATTGCACCCCGAGACCGTGGGTCTGCCCGGGGGGCGCAAGCGCCGCACGCCGGGCTTGAAACGGGAGGAGGTCGCCCAGCTCGCGGGCATCGGCATCGACTGGTACGTCCGGCTGGAACAGGGCCGGACCGTCAGTCCCTCTGTCGCGACGATCGATGCGCTGGCCCGCGCATTGCGCCTCGACAAGGCCGAGCACGCCCACTTGAGGGAGCTGGCGCGCAACGCCGACCACCGCGCGTTCTGCCGAGAGACCGTCCCCGACGTCATCCACCGCATGCTCCAGGGACTCGAGCATCCCGCCTACGTCACCGGCCGCCGGTGGGACGTCCTGGCGTGGAATGCCGCCGCGGCCGACCTCTTCATGGACTTCGGCCGGCTGGCCGAGGCGGATCGCAACGTCCTCGTCTACGTGCTGAGCGATCCGGGCGCCCGGCGCATCTTCGGCGCGTCCTGGGCCGACGAGGCCAGGCGCATGGTGGCCCAATTCCGGGCGACGCATGACCTCTGGGCCGACGATCCCGCGTTCCTCGAGCTGCTGGAGCGTCTGCGGAGCAAGAGCCCCGAGTTCGCGCTCTGGTGGGAGGCACACGACATCCGCCAGGTCGCGGCCGGCCAGAAGCTGCTGAACCATCCCCAGAAGGGCGCGCTGCGCTTCGAGTACGCGAGCTTTCAATCCAATGACAATCCCGCGCTGAAGCTGGTCATCTACACGCCGGGGTGAGGCGGCTGTGCGCCGCCTCGGCTCTGGAGTACCCCCTGTGGGGGCCCCAACGTCAACTCCCGGGCAACCCGCACACGCGAGGCTCGTGGAAGACACTGGGTCTCGTGCCTCCCCGTGGATGCGCGCTTCCTGGACGAACAGGGGAACGGATTTGACCCTACGAGTCAAGACGACTGACAAGTCCTGTAGGGTTCTCCGGTTTTGACGTGCCGCAGCATGGGTCCCGCTGAGCGAATCCTCACACGGAGCGTGATCCATTTTCACGGTCATCTTACAATTATGGTTATGCGCATTTTTCCATTTCTGCTGGCTGCGAGCCTCACGTTCCTGGCTTGTGATCCACAGACCTCTCCCAGCGCGGTGGATGCCGAGTCCCCGCGGCTCTCACTTCCGGGCGGCAAGGCGTTCGTCGCCGGCACCCGGTTGTTGAAGACCGAGAAGGCCTTCCCCGGGCGGTACATCGTCGTCCTCGATGACAACGCCGCGCGTCAGGCGCCGATGCAGCGCATGGCCACCGAGCTGGCCGCGCTCCACGGGGCGAAGGTCGGGCATGTGTACTCGCACACCCTCTCGGGGTTCGTCGCGACGATGTCCGAGGCCGACGCACGGAAGCTGAGCCTGGACCCGCGCGTGCGCTACGTCGAGGAGGACGGCATGCTCAAGGCCGCCAGCAGCACGCAGACGGCGCCCCCGTGGAACCTGGATCGAATCGATCAGCGGGCTCTGCCGGTGGACCAGAGCTATTCCTACAGCCGGACGGGCAGTGGGGTTCATGTCTACGTGCTCGACACGGGTATCTGGACGCCCCACAACGAGTTCGAGGGGCGCGCCCGCTTCGAGTACGACGTGGCCAGCTACAGCTGGAACCAGGGCAACCCGGACTGCAATGGCCACGGCACGCACGTGGCGGGAATCATCGGGGGCAAGACCCATGGCGTCGCCAAGGGGGTGACGCTCCACGCGGTGCGCGTGCTCGGCTGCGACGGCGCGGGGTACGTCTCCGACGCCATCCTGGGCATCGAGTGGGTGACGGCCAACCACGTGAAGCCGGCGGTGGCCAACATGAGCCTGACGGCCTGGGCCGATACGCAAGCCCTGGAGGACGCGATCACCCGCTCCATCAACGCGGGCATCACCTACGTCGTGGCCGCGGGTGACGACGACGGCGGCCCCTTCAACTTCGGCGCGGATGCGTGCGGCCGCTCTCCCGGGCGGCTTCCGGCGGCGATCACGGTCAGCGCCACGGACTCCACGGACAAGCGGTGGTCGACCGCCAATTATGGCAGCTGCGTGGATCTCTTCGCGCCGGGCGCGCAGATCGTCTCGGCCTGGCCGGGTGGCCCCTATTCCTCCACGCTCACGGCCAGTGGCAGCTCCATGGCCGCCGCCCATGTGACGGGCGCGGTCGCGCTCTACCTGGAAGGCGATCCCACCGCCACGCCCGAGCAGGTCGCGAACAGGCTCATCAGCCGCGCGACGCCGGACAAGGTCTCCTATCCCGAGGGCGCGCCGAACCGGATGTTGTTCACCCCCTGCTCGGTGCTGGAGATGACCCAGCCACCGCAGGTCTCCCTCACCGCACCGGCGGCCGGAGCGGCGCTGAGCGGCACGGTGACCCTCTCCGCCACCGCCACGGATGACATGGGCGTCACGAAGGTCGAGTTCTACGCGGGCACGCACCTGCTCGGCACGGACACGTCGCCGCCCTACGAGATGACGTGGGACACCACCGCCGCCAGCAATGGCTCTCATACCCTCACCGTCCGGGCGTACGACGACAGCTGCGGCTGGACGCAGAGCACTCCCGTGGACGTGTCCGTCCTGAACACGGGCAACGCGATCTTCGACACGCAGTGGCAGGTGCCCGCCTGCGCGACCGTGGGCAGCCGGTGCGACTCGGTGTGGCTGCTCGAGGGGCGGGGACCGCTCGGTCCCGAGCTCCATGCCCCGAACACCCTGGGAGGCGGCTGCGCGGATGGAACGGACCGGCCGGCTCTCCCCGCTCCCGCGCTGCAGCGGCTGGCCATCTTCCGGTCCGATGGCACCGCGTTCGCCGCGGGCAAGCAGGTGACGATCCAGGCGACGGTCCGGGCCAGCCACCAGTACGGGGTGGAATACCTGGACCTCTACTCCGCGGCCGACGCGAGCAATCCGGTCTGGACGTTCCTCACGACCCTCCATCCTGGCGGCTCTCGCGACCGGGTCGTCTCGACCACCTTCCTCCTGCCCCAGGGAGGCGTGCAGGCCATCCGCGGTGTGTACCGCACCCAGGGAAGCGCCCAGGCGTGCAACACGGGGGTTCGCAACGACCAGGATGATCTGGTCTTCGCGGTGGGCCAGGAGACGGACAACGTTCCGCCCACGGTGGCGATCAACTCTCCCGTCGCGGGCGCCAC
Above is a window of Cystobacter fuscus DNA encoding:
- a CDS encoding helix-turn-helix transcriptional regulator; protein product: MAGSSRSELGDFLRSRRERLHPETVGLPGGRKRRTPGLKREEVAQLAGIGIDWYVRLEQGRTVSPSVATIDALARALRLDKAEHAHLRELARNADHRAFCRETVPDVIHRMLQGLEHPAYVTGRRWDVLAWNAAAADLFMDFGRLAEADRNVLVYVLSDPGARRIFGASWADEARRMVAQFRATHDLWADDPAFLELLERLRSKSPEFALWWEAHDIRQVAAGQKLLNHPQKGALRFEYASFQSNDNPALKLVIYTPG